From a single Apium graveolens cultivar Ventura chromosome 2, ASM990537v1, whole genome shotgun sequence genomic region:
- the LOC141708207 gene encoding uncharacterized protein LOC141708207, which yields MREKIKHRFHLIQGSRGVVYLRDTMLSLININLLSTARSSSVHYYFRVSAFIFLLFLGAFISTRLLDSTLTFSSGDSPQSSILVTKTTHNVPTAAPAIPKNPPRKIEIPIKCSTDNVTQKCPANYYPTNFDSNDLTLLSTPSAECPEYFRYIYEDLQPWRETGITEEMVERARRTANFRLVILNGRAYVETYQKSFQSRDVFTLWGILQLLRMYPGKVPDLDLMFDCVDWPVVGSRFYRGPNATAPPPLFRYCADDSTLDIVFPDWSFWGWPEINIKPWDSLLKDLEEGNTRISWMDRDPYAYWKGNPVVAETRMDLLKCNVSEKQDWNARVYAQDWGRESQQGYKQSDLASQCIHRYKIYIEGSAWSVSDKYILACDSVTLVVKPRYYDFYTRGLMPVHHYWPIRDDDKCRSIKFAVDWGNSHKQKASVIGKEASNFIQQDLKMEKVYDYMFHLLSQYAKLLKYKPVVPPKAVELCSQTMACPAEGLTKKFMMESMVKGPKYGNPCVLQPPFDTATLQSIIRRKQNSIRQVERWEKQFWDDQKQNKKI from the exons atgagggAGAAAATAAAGCATAGATTTCATTTAATACAAGGATCTAGAGGAGTTGTGTACTTAAGAGACACCATGCTTTCATTAATAAACATTAATCTCCTTTCTACAGCAAGATCTTCTTCTGTTCACTACTATTTTCGTGTCTCCGCCTTCATTTTCCTCCTCTTCTTGGGTGCGTTTATCTCCACTCGCCTCCTTGATTCTACTCTTACT TTCAGTTCTGGAGATTCTCCCCAAAGCTCAATACTAGTTACCAAAACAACACACAATGTCCCTACAGCAGCCCCTGCAATTCCCAAAAACCCTCCTCGTAAAATTGAAATTCCCATAAAGTGCTCAACAGACAATGTCACACAAAAGTGCCCGGCAAACTATTATCCTACAAACTTTGATAGTAATGATTTGACCCTCTTGTCTACTCCATCAGCTGAGTGTCCTGAATACTTTCGCTATATTTATGAAGACTTACAGCCCTGGAGGGAGACAGGAATTACAGAGGAGATGGTGGAGCGAGCCAGAAGGACAGCAAATTTTCGTTTGGTGATTTTAAATGGGAGGGCTTATGTAGAGACATACCAAAAGTCTTTCCAAAGCAGGGATGTTTTTACACTGTGGGGGATCCTACAGTTGTTGCGGATGTACCCAGGCAAGGTTCCTGATTTAGACCTCATGTTTGACTGTGTTGACTGGCCAGTTGTCGGATCAAGGTTCTACCGTGGGCCTAATGCCACAGCCCCACCTCCATTATTTCGCTATTGTGCTGATGATTCCACATTGGACATTGTTTTTCCGGACTGGTCTTTCTGGGGATG GCCTGAGATCAATATAAAGCCATGGGATTCTTTGTTGAAGGACCTAGAAGAAGGGAACACCAGGATTAGCTGGATGGACAGAGATCCTTATGCTTACTGGAAGGGTAATCCTGTTGTTGCTGAAACCAGGATGGATCTCCTCAAATGCAATGTCTCTGAAAAGCAAGACTGGAATGCTCGTGTGTATGCACAG GATTGGGGTCGAGAATCACAACAAGGTTACAAGCAGTCAGACTTGGCAAGCCAGTGTATTCACAG ATATAAAATTTATATAGAAGGATCTGCTTGGTCTGTGAGTGACAAATATATTCTTGCTTGCGATTCCGTTACCTTAGTGGTGAAGCCACGATACTATGACTTCTACACAAGAGGTTTGATGCCTGTTCATCATTATTGGCCAATAAGGGATGATGATAAATGCAGATCTATTAAGTTTGCTGTTGATTGGGGTAATAGCCACAAGCAGAAG GCAAGTGTCATTGGTAAGGAGGCAAGCAATTTTATTCAGCAAGATCTAAAGATGGAAAAGGTCTACGATTACATGTTCCATCTTTTAAGCCAATATGCTAAACTCTTGAAATACAAGCCTGTCGTTCCTCCAAAAGCAGTCGAACTTTGTTCTCAGACCATGGCTTGTCCTGCAGAAGGATTAACAAAGAAGTTTATGATGGAATCCATGGTTAAAGGTCCAAAATATGGGAATCCATGTGTACTGCAACCTCCATTTGATACTGCAACTCTACAATCTATTATTCGGAGAAAACAGAACTCGATAAGACAAGTGGAGAGATGGGAAAAGCAATTTTGGGACGACCAGAAGCAAAACAAAAAGATTTAG
- the LOC141708209 gene encoding actin-depolymerizing factor 7 yields the protein MANAASGMAVEDDCKLKFLDLKTKRNYRFIVFKIDEQQVVVEKLGSPDESYDDFTASLPADECRYAVFDFDFVSKENVQKSKIVFVAWSPDTSKVRMKMVYASSKDRFKRELDGIQVELQATDPSEMSLDIVKARAI from the exons ATG GCAAACGCTGCATCTGGGATGGCCGTGGAAGATGATTGTAAGCTAAAGTTTTTGGATTTAAAAACAAAGAGAAACTACCGTTTCATTGTCTTCAAAATTGATGAGCAGCAGGTAGTGGTGGAGAAACTCGGGAGCCCAGATGAAAGTTACGATGATTTCACTGCCTCGCTGCCTGCTGATGAGTGCCGCTATGCTGTCTTTGATTTTGATTTCGTTTCTAAGGAAAATGTCCAGAAAAGCAAGATTGTCTTTGTTGCATG GTCACCAGATACCTCCAAGGTGAGAATGAAAATGGTGTATGCAAGCTCCAAGGATAGGTTCAAGCGAGAGCTGGACGGGATTCAGGTTGAGCTGCAAGCAACTGATCCCAGTGAGATGAGCCTCGACATTGTAAAAGCTCGAGCAATCTAA
- the LOC141708208 gene encoding uncharacterized protein LOC141708208, with protein sequence MASYNFGLVAFAFALAFCIQGSFGNAVTCENLSKDSCAFAVSSEGKRCVLEQRMCRSGAEKYTCRSSEIEADSLKNWVESDECIKACGLERNVLGISSDSLLESQFTQKLCSTPCYNGCPNIVDLYFNLAAGEGVYLPKLCEAQGVNARRGMAELKSSGLVTPGPVAGGILGEAPGPISSGMFVVAPEPAMAPAF encoded by the exons ATGGCCTCTTACAATTTTGGATTGGTAGCTTTTGCTTTTGCACTTGCCTTCTGCATACAAGGCTCCTTCG GAAATGCTGTTACTTGCGAGAATTTGAGCAAAGATTCGTGTGCTTTCGCGGTATCTTCTGAGGGGAAACGGTGTGTGCTTGAGCAGCGTATGTGCAGAAGCGGGGCAGAGAAGTATACTTGCCGTAGTTCAGAGATTGAAGCTGATAGTCTCAAGAATTGGGTTGAAAGTGATGAATGTATTAAAGCTTGTGGACTAGAGAGAAATGTGCTCGGGATTTCATCTGACTCTCTTCTTGAGTCACAATTTACACAAAAGCTTTGCTCCACCCCTTGCTACAATGGCTGCCCCAACATTGTTGACCTTTACTTCAATCTTGCTGCTGGTGAAg GAGTGTATCTTCCAAAACTATGTGAAGCACAAGGAGTAAATGCTCGTCGTGGAATGGCAGAATTAAAAAGCTCTGGATTGGTTACACCAGGACCAGTAGCTGGTGGAATACTGGGGGAGGCACCAGGGCCTATTTCCAGCGGTATGTTCGTAGTGGCACCGGAACCTGCTATGGCTCCAGCCTTCTAG